TCATAGCCCTACCGCTTCTTGCAGTCATAAGCATACGATTTTCATGAAGTCCTATACTGCTAGGACTTATAATTTCATAAGTTTGTCTATTTTTAAGCACTCCATCTTGATGAATTCCAGAACTATGAGAAAAAGCGTTACTTCCTACTATGGCTTTATGCGAAGGTATACTTTCATTAGTGATGGCTGAAACTAATTTTGAAGTTTTAGAAATATTTTCACACTTGATATCTGTATAAAAACCTTTTAAATAATCGCTTCTTGTTTTTATCGCCATTACAACTTCTTCTAAAGCACAATTTCCAGCCCTTTCGCCAAGTCCATTCATGGTACATTCTATTTGTCTTGCGCCTTGTAAAATAGCACTTAAGCTATTGCCTGTTGCCATACCTAAGTCATTGTGACAATGCACAGAAATGACAGCCTTGTCTATATTTGGCACTTTGTTAAATAAAATTTTGATGATATTAGCAAATTCACTAGGTAAGGTATAACCCACAGTATCAGGTATATTGATAGTTCTAGCCCCTGCTTTGATAGCATTTTCTACCATAAAACAAAGATTATCAATAGGAGTTCTTCCTGCATCCTCGCACGAAAATTCCACATCATCAGTATAGTTTCTAGCTCTTGTGATCGCTCTTTGTGCCATAGCCAAAATTTCATCAAAATCTTTTTTTAATTTATCTTGTATATGCAAAGTCGAAGTGGCTATAAAAGTATGAATTCTAAAAGAATCCGCCACTTTTAAAGCCTCATAAGCTGTATCTATATCTTTATCTAAAGCTCTAGAAAGCGCACAAATGGTTGAATTTTTTACTTTTGAGGCTATGTTTTTTACTGCTTCAAAATCTCCTTGTGAAGATACAGGAAAACCTGCTTCTATCACATCAACACCTAAATTTTCAAGCGCTAAGGCAATTTGTAATTTTTGATTTATATTTAAAGAACTGCCTAAGGCTTGTTCACCATCGCGTAAGGTTGTATCAAAGATGATAATTTTATTATTCTTCATATTTTAATCCTTAAAAAATGAAATAAACTGAATGAATTTTATTAAAAATTCAAAAACTTAAAAACAATAGTAAAATAAAAATTTTAGAAAATGATTAAAAATAAAAATTTTAGTTTAGGGTGAGTGAGAGTTGCAGCATCAGGTTAAAGTGATTTTCTTTATTTTTTTGCTCTTTGACTTGAATTGAATTTTTAAAAACCTGTGTCATTGTCGCCTCCTTCATAAAATTATATAGTTTTGAATTTAGCATATTTTTAGTTAATACACAAAATAAAAATTTACAAATTAAGAAATTTATTGTTATAATTGTAATTTTAAGTAACAAAAAGGATGTTGATGTTAAAAGAGCTTTTAGAGATCAAAAAAGAAATGGAGCCTGTTATCCATGAAGCTAATGTAAAATTAAATGTATTAGCTCGTGAAGTAATAGTTCGTAGAAAAGAGTACGAAATTTACGGACCTATGGTGGATCGTGTCTATCTTGATAATGCAATTTATGTTAAAGTTATGTCAAGTGGGCGTGATGTAAAAACGGATAATATTCCAATCAAAACAGGTTTTTACATGGTTTTTGTTGCTCCTGAAAAAGAAAGTACAAAAGACATCAAAAATAAACTTAAAGTAGCTTATGAAGGACTTGATAATACATTCATTGCGACACTCATCCGCTCTTGTCAAAGATTTAAAGAAATTATATCTAAAACCCAAGCTACCCTCTCTAAAGCTTCGAAAATGAATGTTTTAATAAAAACCAATCTAGGAGAAGCAAGTTCAGCTATTAAATTTAACATCACCATAGAATACACTAAAGAAAATCAAAAATTAACACGCGACAATTCAAAATCAGCAGGAAGTTTTAGAGATACTAGAACTTATATCAACCTTGTAGTGGATAAAAATACCGATTCTCAAATTTGTGAAAAATTGTTAGATGATGTAGAAAGATATTTTATCGGTGGGGGTTGAGATCCTACCGATAAAATACTTCATTAAAATTTGTAAGTATAACCTAAATATAAGCCATAATTTGTTTGTCTTGGATCATAAAAATTCGATCCTATGGTCTCTTGGTAATAATTTCTAGTATTGTATTCGATTTGTTCTGCTTTAAAACCTACTTCGAGCTCATTAGAAGTACCTAATTCAAATATAGCACCTATTTTTGCTCCGTAAACAAAACCATCAAAATCTTGAGATAAAGACAATAAAGATGTTTTTAAATCAAGACTCGTTTTTGCATAGCCTAAATATCCACCCGCAACAGCTCTTACTCTTTTAAAAATTTCTGGAGTAAAATCATAACCTAATAAGAATTTATGTGTGTTAAAATCACCCTCTATTCTAAGATTAGGAGTTCTTATAATATCACTGAATTCATCAGAATAATTATAAGCAGCATACAATCTATGCAAATCATTAAAACGATAACCCATTCTTAAACCTAAAAGAGGAATGCTACTAGATAAATCACCATTAAAAACAGCACCGGTTTTATTATGTTTTAAATCTCCTTTAACTTTAGTTTGAACATAAGCTGCATCCGCACCTATAAAAAAACCTGATTCTTCCGCAGCTAAAGCTGAACTTGAAAATAACGCAACACCCGCAATTATACTT
The window above is part of the Campylobacter coli genome. Proteins encoded here:
- the leuA gene encoding 2-isopropylmalate synthase, encoding MKNNKIIIFDTTLRDGEQALGSSLNINQKLQIALALENLGVDVIEAGFPVSSQGDFEAVKNIASKVKNSTICALSRALDKDIDTAYEALKVADSFRIHTFIATSTLHIQDKLKKDFDEILAMAQRAITRARNYTDDVEFSCEDAGRTPIDNLCFMVENAIKAGARTINIPDTVGYTLPSEFANIIKILFNKVPNIDKAVISVHCHNDLGMATGNSLSAILQGARQIECTMNGLGERAGNCALEEVVMAIKTRSDYLKGFYTDIKCENISKTSKLVSAITNESIPSHKAIVGSNAFSHSSGIHQDGVLKNRQTYEIISPSSIGLHENRMLMTARSGRAMIKTCLDNLGYDEKTYNLDEVYESFLRLADKKGQVYDYDLEALMFLSYENDEENELVLEKLSVISGTIPTACVCVRIKEELKTEACTGNGPIEAVFNCISRITGLNPVLKAYSINAKSSGVDAQGQVDVDLEFKGRKFHGKGLSTDVIEASAQAFISAYNAIYRSLKVEERKAV
- a CDS encoding outer membrane beta-barrel protein, coding for MNKKLLSIIAGVALFSSSALAAEESGFFIGADAAYVQTKVKGDLKHNKTGAVFNGDLSSSIPLLGLRMGYRFNDLHRLYAAYNYSDEFSDIIRTPNLRIEGDFNTHKFLLGYDFTPEIFKRVRAVAGGYLGYAKTSLDLKTSLLSLSQDFDGFVYGAKIGAIFELGTSNELEVGFKAEQIEYNTRNYYQETIGSNFYDPRQTNYGLYLGYTYKF